The genomic region TAAGAATGGCGGAAAGTAATATGTTCCAATCTAAGAGGTCGTAAACCAAGTGATTCTATAGTGACTTTATCCAAATTTCTAAAGTCATTCCCTGAGTAATGACTAGAGAGGCAACCCTCTTTGATATAAAACACTTCATCGATTAATTCTCTCAAGTAGTGGAGCCTATGCTCTGAGATAATGATTGTTTTTCCTTGTGATTTCCATATTTCTATGATTCCTTTTAAATGTTCTATACTACATAGATCGAGACTAGAGGAAGGTTCATCCAAGACTAATATTTCCGGACCTACAGCATAAACGGACGCACAAGCTATTTTCTGCTTTTCTCCACCTGATAATTCAAATATATTTCTATCTATCAAATTTGAAATATTAAAAGTTTTGATAGTATCAGATAAAATATTATTAATCGTCCCTTCTGGGAAACCAAAGTTCTCACAAGCGAATACAATTTCGCTTGTAGTATCCACATTATAAAATTGCGACTTAGGATTTTGAAATACGGATCCTATTAACTTACCGCTTTCATGTAAAGGTAAGCCACCGACATCCATTCCTTTGTATAAAACACTACCCTTTTTCTCTCCTTCGTAGAAATGAGGTATCAGGCCATTAATTAATCTTATTAAAGTCGTTTTGCCACATCCTGATTCACCACAGAGAAGAATCACTTCTCCCTTATTAATACGAATGCTTATATTCTTAATACTTTCAGCTAGATTATCAGAATATTTAAAATGTGCATTATCAATATTTAGCATTTTACAACCACTATTTATAAGATATAACAGACAGAAGACAATACAGCTACAAGGAGAAAGAACATATCCCCTAGACCAAAACCAATCTTACAAATATTTGTTCGTTTAATGGGGCTCCCTAGTCCTCTTGTTAAGGCAGAAACAGATAAATCCTCTCCTATACTAACTATGGATGAAAGCAACGGAACAAAACAGTATTCCAGGTAACGAATAGGATTAATAATAAAAATCTTATTGTGTAGTTCTCTCATTCTCATGGCACTATATATATGTTTGTATTCTTCCCTAATGGTAGGAAAAAACCTAAACATAACAGATAAGGGGATAGTAAGCATTTTAGGCATATGCATCCTTTCCATAGCCACCAAAAACTGACTTACAGTTGTTGTTTCCATTATATAAAATCCTACAATAACGGAAGGAAGAAGTCTTGTAATAATACCTGATATCATTGTTATGATTATGTTCAAAACACCATGAGTATTGTACACAAGATTCTTTTCAGAATAGGATGCCGCCAACAGAAGAACCCCATAAAGGATTGAAGATTTCATTCTTTTGAGAAACAGAAGCAAAATAAAAGGGATAGTAGCTAGAACTATTCTAGGATATATATGGGCTCCTTCTATCCCACCACTAATCATAAATATACTAATAATTAAGACTAAAACTAGCTTGGTTCTAGGATCCAGTACTAATATATATCCTTGTTTCTTCATTAAGCGATCCCGACTCTTTGAAAGTGTTTTTTAAGAACTTTTCTTCCTAAATACGCTCCAAGAATAGACCCAATTATGGCTAAAATAAATAGAATAATAATCATGTTACCACTCATGAGAGACATCAATTTATCCGTGTATTCATCACCATAGCCCTTACTGGTTCGTTCTATAAAACTATCTCTCATTATCCACATAGGTAGCATAGCACCAAATATCCATTCAGAAAAAACAGCATAACTAATAACTAATTTGGGCCAACTATTATATTTTCCAGATAATAAAATAAGATCAGCAAAAACAGGTAACAAAATTCCCGTAATAAGAATAGGCCAACCATGACCTGTTACAAACATAAAGATAGTTATTAATACACCAGTTATGCTAATCATCCCAAACTTCTTAACCTTTGTCAGATAGAGCATAAAAGGGATTCCTCCAACAAAAGGAATAGCAAAGGGGAGTGCCACCATAAACATAGGAATATACCCAAACATTGCTACTGCAAAAAAGACGACTATATAAATAGCCGTAAACAAACCTACATTTATTAAATCTTTTGTCGTTAATTTATTTCCCATAATCGTTTCTCTCCTTTTTATCACTCTGAGTTTTTACCATAGTGAAAAATATACCATTCATCTTTTGTAATTCACTGGGAGTACCCTTTTCTACAATTGATCCGTTTTTTAAAACAACTATGTTATCCGCGCTTTGAATAGTCCGCATTCTATGTGCAATAATGAGAACGGTTTTATTTTTAACAAGTTCACTAAGCGCTAACTGAATTTTACTTTCATTCTGAGCATCCAATGAAGCAGTAGCCTCATCAAGAAGAAGAATAGGGGCATCTTTTTTATAAAGTCATCACATTTATATTACCCTTAGTAACACCTGCTTTTTGAGCAATATTTCGCAAAGAGGCTTTTTCAAAACCCATACTGAGAAACTCAAGTTTGGCTGTTTGTAATACCATTTCTCTTACGTCTTCTTTCTTTTTTTGCATTCAATAAATCCCACTGGACTTTGTTAATGTACATTAATTCTATTTCTTTATCAACATATCTAATGATCTTGTAGTTATTTTTTAAAATTGTTAAATTTAATGACATATAGGTAAAACCCCACCACTAATGGGTGGGGTTTTTATAAGATTAACTACAACCTGTAGTAGATCCACAAGTTTCACATTTCAAACAGGTACCATTACGAACAAGAGTAAAGTGGCCACAAGTAGGACAAGGATCTCCTTCGTAGCCTTGCATTCGGGCAATTTCCCGTTGGGACGGGGATTTTGATTCTGCTTTTTCAACCCCTTTTAAAGAAGAGGCCCTGGTTTTTGATTTAACAACCTTCTTAATTTTCACATCATTCATACCCTTACTATCTACTTCAGAAGGCTTAACTTGAACCAGATCTGTTCGTCCTAAATAAGACAAAGCGAGATCTCTGAATATAAAATCAAGGACAGATGTAGTCATTTTTATGTTGTCATGCCCCCTAACAATACCACTTGGTTCAAAGCGGGTAAAAGTAAAGGCATCAACATATTCCTCTAAGGGCACACCATATTGAAGCCCCAAACTTACAGCAATGGCAAAACTATTCAATAAGGATCGAAAAGCAGCCCCTTCCTTATGCATATCAAGGAAGATCTCTCCTAACTGTCCATCTTCATACTCACCTGTTCGTAGAAACAAACTATGACCACCAATCTTAGCCTTTTGAGTATATCCGTTCCTTC from Spirochaeta cellobiosiphila DSM 17781 harbors:
- a CDS encoding energy-coupling factor transporter transmembrane component T — translated: MKKQGYILVLDPRTKLVLVLIISIFMISGGIEGAHIYPRIVLATIPFILLLFLKRMKSSILYGVLLLAASYSEKNLVYNTHGVLNIIITMISGIITRLLPSVIVGFYIMETTTVSQFLVAMERMHMPKMLTIPLSVMFRFFPTIREEYKHIYSAMRMRELHNKIFIINPIRYLEYCFVPLLSSIVSIGEDLSVSALTRGLGSPIKRTNICKIGFGLGDMFFLLVAVLSSVCYIL
- a CDS encoding TetR/AcrR family transcriptional regulator yields the protein MQKKKEDVREMVLQTAKLEFLSMGFEKASLRNIAQKAGVTKGNINVMTL
- a CDS encoding MptD family putative ECF transporter S component, with protein sequence MGNKLTTKDLINVGLFTAIYIVVFFAVAMFGYIPMFMVALPFAIPFVGGIPFMLYLTKVKKFGMISITGVLITIFMFVTGHGWPILITGILLPVFADLILLSGKYNSWPKLVISYAVFSEWIFGAMLPMWIMRDSFIERTSKGYGDEYTDKLMSLMSGNMIIILFILAIIGSILGAYLGRKVLKKHFQRVGIA
- a CDS encoding ABC transporter ATP-binding protein — protein: MLNIDNAHFKYSDNLAESIKNISIRINKGEVILLCGESGCGKTTLIRLINGLIPHFYEGEKKGSVLYKGMDVGGLPLHESGKLIGSVFQNPKSQFYNVDTTSEIVFACENFGFPEGTINNILSDTIKTFNISNLIDRNIFELSGGEKQKIACASVYAVGPEILVLDEPSSSLDLCSIEHLKGIIEIWKSQGKTIIISEHRLHYLRELIDEVFYIKEGCLSSHYSGNDFRNLDKVTIESLGLRPLRLEHITFRHSYKKELIDTESHNLELNNFHFSYNKGTKVLDIPKLKLSRSNATAIIGKNGSGKSTFGRCLCGLMKKFNGSIKLGDKVYKRKDILRMSYMVMQDVNHQLFTESVLDELLLGMEVVNHEVAEEILDKLDLLSLKDKHPLSLSGGQRQRVAIASAIASNKEILIFDEPTSGLDLRHMKEVAKIIAFLRTIGKTVVIISHDLEFIFNTCTQIIHIEKGCVIDHYSLNNATEEKLKNTFINRFNNRFSSF